From Arachis hypogaea cultivar Tifrunner chromosome 3, arahy.Tifrunner.gnm2.J5K5, whole genome shotgun sequence:
CTTGTATGTATAAGATCACATGATAGATTTGGTAGTATCTATAGTTTGTTTATGAAATTTACTTGCTAGTATTGCATTTTCCTTAACCTAAATTGTTTTACTAGCAAAACTTTATATTTTGTGGCCTGAAGGTTATAGATTGCTTCAGTAAATTAGTTGGGCTAAATGTTTGTGAAAGTAGTCCTTTGCTGGCATTTTATTTTTACTCAGGTGTCTTGTTTGAGTTTGGTGTCTCCCAATATAAGGGATGCTTTATATCAAACCTACCACCTAATGTAAAATCATCACTGTGATCAAGATTATGTTCATTTTAAGGAAGAGGTGCTTGTCCTATTGTGTTCTCTGTTTCTTGTTTATTACAACCAAATTATTTTCTTCTATTGGTATtattaattaggtttttatttttcaattatacaaAATTATGGTTTTATCtatttaatcctcttttatacaTGTATCTTAACTTTAGTTAATTATGACTTAAAGAAAATAAGGTATAGTAAAGAAAAATGGTATAATATATTGTAGTCCAGCAataatttcttttaaatattatGTAAAAGATTGCGGCGGGTTGAAAACTGctgcatttttttaaaaaaataacctaTCAGAATTGCACGGTTTATAACCGccgcaattttttaaaaaactagtaAAAGAAATAACGGCGATTTAAAACCGatgatatatattaattttgtggcGATTGTGCCAGCGGTTCGTAagaaccgccgcaaaatcaaatGGCCACGCCCTAAATTGCAACAGTTATAGAACTGCTAGTATGTCGttttgcggcggttttaaaccacCGTAATTCTCCAAAAAAAATTGTCACCATTTTTCGATTTCCTTGTAGTGTACACTAATGATTAGGAGATATAAGTGTCTACAACTAATAAGTCTTGTAGCGACCctcagttttaaaaatataaatataaataagttataatttattttataaattgaaattttctatttttagaattattttattatcagtaattgaactaattttataactatttaaattcaatcaaattcatattcttttatatatatatatatatatatatatatatatatatatatatatatatatatatatatatatatatatatatatatatatatataagtaatgaaATATTTTACATAGTTAAAACTATAATTCTAGTAATTTATAAGTAATGAAACTTATATGTATATCCTAATTTGaagtaattgatattttaatttaaagatagagtttagttaataatgttattatcgagttcgatatccgccgatatgagtaaatatcggtacTCTTTGATGAGTTTAGCTTTGCTAATACTTCACTAAATATTTTTCATCTTTAAGTTACTAATATCATTTATACTAATAACTTATATACATTCaactttatatattattattattattattattattatgcatgtacgcatatatatatatatatatatatatatatatatatatatatatatatatatatatatatatatatatatatatatatatatatataaggcggCAGCCATTTACTTAATGAAAAGCCATTGTATAcgtatacacatatatataatagCTAGTTATGAGTATCATTAGCCTTATTATATCATTAGCTTTATATATAATAGtatccaaaaaataatttataaatggaTTAAAAAATGGTGAATTGGTAAAAAATGGATGTATAATGTGTTATGCATAAATGTGAAGTTGGCATTTGTCAGAAAACAAAAAACGTAAGTAACGTTTTGGTAGGGACGAAAAACAAGGAAGAAAAGCACGCTGCAAAACGCAGCCTACGTTTGGCAGGCACAGGCAATCAAAGAACGAAACCTGGTTCTGTATCCCCTGCATGAAAACAGCTTCACTTTTGACCAGTTGCGTTTGTCATCCTACCAAAGCAAATCGGAAGTTACGTTTGGCAGCCACCTTAGCTGCATGTGTGACACGCATCATGGAGGATGGTAAATTTGTTTATAAAACGAAAACCAAACGCAGATAGGGGTAACGGGAGTGAAACAAGAGTAAAAGGAAAAAGTTGAAGAAGTGAAAGTGAAGAAGTGTGGGAGAAGtgggagagaagaagaagtttaCGGTAAAGGATTAAATAATAGTTCGTAATTTTACCAAATCGGAGAAACACATTATTGAATATCTTGATCATCCTCAAtgggtaaatatttttttattttgatagtgttattgttaattttagtattattactattgttattattattattgtgattaCTGTACCTGTTGTTGCtattattattaatgttgttattgttattattattattattaatataattattttttagtaataaaaaatactgtgtaataaattttttattatctttaataaatttgttattattttttaattatttatttatattttttatcatacaaCTAGTCGTACtatctaataaattaaaaaaataaattaaaagtttgttattatttttaaataatttattattaattattatgatacGGTTgtgtaaatatattattaatattttctaataataaataaataatactgtgtaataatagtaataaattgtAATTGTTTTTTAATGGAAagtaaataatgtttaataattgtttattatttattaataatttatgattattttttaagataataataataataataataataataataatacatactgTTTAGTTACTGTTTTTTATTGTATTCAGCGTTGTATTCAGATTTTGTATTCAGTGTCATATCTTATATTTAGATGATTGtgtttagttttattattatgaCAGATTTAGCTTTGTTCCAGTGTAACTCTGTTTGGATCAAAAATATTTGTTCTCTAAAAAATTAAACACTGAGGTTAAaaactttatttattataaattgttAACTAGGTTAAAGTACACGACGAGCTTACAAAAAAAGTAACATATAATTGTAAAGTAGGTCAAAACAAAGTTACATTGAAAAGTTTAACCACTAATGACCTCCAGCAGAGTTTGGACCTGCGGGCTGAGGACATCGACTACGGCTATGTCCATCGCGTCCACATGTAGTGCACCGACGAGGACCACGCATATCACGcgaatccatctcattcaagtagcGGGTTGACTTCGGTCTTCCTTTCGTCACGCGCCTCAATGTCcagttggcgatcaccttcgctCCTTCGTATCTATCCCACGTGGAGGGGTCACCCATCGGAACGAACTCGCCTCTATACACCTTGCAAATTTCAGACATCTTGTACACATCGTGCACGTACACTTGCCAATCAAAACATTGGTTGGCGCAACATGCAAGCACGTGGCGACATGGAAGTCGCTCGACCTGGAAATAGCCACAGTCGCAGTGTCGTTGCGCAAGGTTAACAGTGTAAATGGTACCATCTTGCATTTCGCGAACCTCAAACATCTCGTTGCGCCTATCGAACCGGTTGACCACAATGTTTCCTGCACGTCGGAAGCTTTCCTCAACTCTCTTTGTTGCAAATTCTGAATATGTGAATCCGTTGCGGCGACGCTCATGAGCCTCGGTACTCTTCCAAGTGAACAACTCATTCAGCCGATAAAAAGTTGACCGGACAAGGGCAGTTACAGGAAGGTTGCGTGCACCTTTCAGGACATAATTTATGTACTCTAGCAAGTTTGTCGTCATATGTCCCCAACGATGACCACCATCGAATGCCAACACCCATCTCTCAACACCGATCTCATCGCACCATTGAGTATATGCCTCACCTCGCTCTTTAAGCCTTTGGTAGTTTTTGTTGTACTCCTGCTCCGTCCTAGAATAGCCTGTTGAACAAACCATTTAATCATATGCAGGTGCCACAAATTTACTATGAATAAAACCATAACAGCAATTTGAAATACGTGTATTCACCACAAGTTTATGCAAATATGGAGCCTTGAACCTCCTTAAGAAGTTGGACCCGATATGCCTGATGCAATACATGTGCCATGCCCTTGGTGGTGACCATGCACCGTTACTGTGAGCTATTGCAGCGTCGATGGAGGTATGGCGGTCAGAAATAATACCCACACCATCAATGGTAACAACATATCTTCGCAAATTAGTTAGGAAAAACTCTCACGTGTCTGCTGTCTCACCCTCGACAAtcgcaaatgcaataggcacaaTGTTTTGATTCCCATCTTGTGCAACCGCTACCAGAAGTGCTCCTTTACATTTTCCGTACAGGTGCATGCCATTAACCTGCACCAGTGGCTTGCAGTGTTTGAATACTACAATACACGGATAGAAGCTCCAAAAAATGCGGTGCTGAACTCTTACACCTTGAACCTCCTCACTCTTACGGTAAACGGGGAGCATTTTAATTTGAACACGAGACCTTGGCATCTTCACTGTCATTGCTTTCAACCATACTGGCAGAGTTTGGTAAGAAACTTCCCAATCACCGAAAATTTTTGCGACAGCTTTcggctttgccaaccaagccttgcaGTAACTCACAGTATAGTTGAACTTGCCTTGAACTTCTGCAATAATAGACTTCACCTTTATCGAGGGGTCTGCTTCGACCAACGGCCTAATGGCATCTGCAATTGTGTCTgagtccaacttggcatgatcttgtgaaatcgtgCCCATGGTGCACGTGTGCTTGCCATTGTATCTCCTGATCTCCCAACAAGATTTTTTTCGAATCAAGCTAGCTTGGATAAGCCAGTCGCACCCTGCACCATACCCCTTACATTTTGCATAGAATGTCagcggctcagactcatacacagtgtaatcaactcctctagagatggtgtagcttttgattgcagatatcacCAACTCTCTCGAACCAAATTCCATTCTGACACTAAATTTGCCATCTTCTGCCGCAATGTTGCCTTTACCTACAACATGTGCACCGCCATCAGTCAGACAAGGCAAATAAAATAAGCACTATAGAAAACTTCAGTTAATAATTATGACATACCTGTATTCGCATACTCAAAAAATTCCGGAGCATGCATGGCTTTGAGATCTAGAGTCCGCATAAAGGATGGAACACCAAACAGGTGCTGGCTTACAATCGCATTTGCTTCATCTTGCACCGCCGTATTACCTACCAAGTCTCTGTCATCGTTTTTGTCATTGACTTCATAGTTAGCTTCGAATTTGTCTTCACTGTCATTattatcttcttcccaatctatatccccGAGCTCATCAACATTGATCTCGTCGCCGACCATACTCATCCCCGACTgctgttcaaactcaacgtacagctctatcatcggcacgtgagatcgggtttgttgataaatatacAACATCTGTTGCATACTGGCATCATCAGTGATGGgcattatttgaaactgtattaACCCACCAAATACTTGCACAGGACTTCTGTATAAAAGATTGCTCACCATTTTCAAAATGTGGCTTTGAATGTTATTACAAAGACCATTTTGCAACTCGACAAAACCCATGGTACATGGAATGGCAAATGACAacggacattcacaaacaaaattCACTCCTTCATGTGTGTTTGTTATAACCTCACCGTTATAATATACTCACAAGTTTGCAACACCTTCCATAACTTCAACTTTAACTAACTCTATTTTTTTGACACAGTTATCTGCCAAAAAAATACCCCACTAAGGACTTGATGCAAGAAAGAACAAGAGGAGAAGTGAAGATGAAGACGAACATCACCGGACTTCATATTTATAGGCAAACTTGtggatttaaatattattttgtgtACAAAACGCAACCTGCATTTTGGGGCTTCCAAGAAAAATTTTCTGACACTAACAAAACGCAGCCTGCGTTTTGTGggcttcaaaaattttttttctaacttaGTAAAACGCAACTTGCGTTTAGTattaaactgaaaaaaaaaacccaaaacgtAAGCTACGTTTGgtgtattttaaaattcaaaaaaataaacaaatacaaAACGTAAGTTACATTTTGTCTCTGACCCATAGCAGTGCAATATTTTGCTATGCCCCCATTTCATGGTGTTACACCATGAGCTTCTCCATTTCTTAAAAAATGAGCCAATAGTATCATCTGAAGAAATAAGTAACATTtactttattatcattattatactTGCaccgctatatatatatatatatatatatatatatatatatatatatatatatatatatatatatatatatatatatatatcgagaGGGAAGAGTGACCGAAAGAGAGAAGCGTGAGAACATAAACTTCCTCTAACTTTTtggttttaatttcttgcaatctgTAACCTCAATCAAAAAGCTAATTCGGTAAAAGTATTCATATCCTCCTCCTCTACACATTGGCACCACTTTTGGTAAGTGAAAGTTGACAGTGATGTAACTTTTTTACCCCGTGAGTTTGGCCAAcaggagttctaggaggcacagacgattctagacattttcttcttcgatagctcgGTCAGACAGCTTTATTGgagctttgaatattttgattccgtacgaaggtatggttttggtttctcataattaatgtttaatgtcacgtgaaaacttaggttagaaaaccttaagataggaatgaactgaatgaataattgatgatttgtgtatatggtataaaatGTGTGGTTTAGTTGTTGTTAATAATTTGCCGTTGgaattggttggttttggaaaaagacttaatattggtatttgtttgacTTTGAGATAATTTGTTACTGGAACTGATTTGAATGATTGGGAGGTATTTGgtttgatagttgggacccttgaagggtggcagaaattcgagttttagaggagatactgccaaaatttctataaggattggagttttgatttgaagtgttattttaaaaaggaaagagattattatgtggcttgtgtatttgagactatttgttgaccttctgtcgcaagatgtgaccggacactttaactccccggattcccccatgggcatgcatatatatatgaatattgaatattatatttgagcttggagtttgactccacagaatactatattattgagcttggagtttaactccatggaatactatattattgagtttggagtttaactccatggaatactatattattgagcttggagtgtgattccatggaatattattgagcttggggatgcgcgcacagaggaACTGTCTAATGGTTAACTactaggacatgtcgggttggctgtataaccgacaaatgagcctcatcagccatagaacaggcatacatcatacgcatttgtttgctttgtttgagtgtgcattattTTAGTTTGCTTAGCTGTTTAATTCTGCTTAGCTGCTACTTGTTCTACCTGCTGTAAATATTTCTCTATCTGTGTTTTCCTTGtttgaattgtatgtgtatgttttctgaAAAACCCCTCTTGACAGAGGTGTGGAGGGGGTTGCTCCACCAATGATTCGGAGGATTAGAGGAGACAGAATGTGAATtattaggttaaagttagattcagaaCTAGAATGCCTTAGACAACttacctaatttctggtttagttgaattcttaagctgaaatctgagtgtcgaagttctaggaatgcctctggctctctcgagaccttttatattaactttacaggcacctttaccatactgcgAACCTCCTGTTCTCATTCCggactatgttgttatttttcagatgcaagtcgagagGTATCTCATTAGGCGTTTGGACacctgaagcgaagtggttactgggttattttgttgtgCAGTGATGTATATacatgtacttagctttctctccacataacttattcttttttatcctcttagaggtttatggagaggcaggattttgtttatatacattttgggttttggatatatatatatatattctccggccagccttgacttcgcgGGTTGAGTTAGGAGCTTATTTGTACCTTTGGCTttctattcctacttttattatCTTATGTTTGATAGTTATAGTTTTCTTCACACGCAAGTTATTCCATTTCCGAAACGTAGCGCTTTTCATttcgcgattttgttttacctattTTTCAAGGATCCTAGTCTATTATattctttctactattataaatatgtattttaatttttagaagtcgtaatatctcgccacctctattttacatcctaggtgtaaagctttaGATGGTAGAATGTTACAAGGCTCacattttatttaaaatgaagAATTTTGttgatcattttaaaaaattaaaaatcaaaccgacttgtttgtttaattttataaaccaACATAAATATTACCTCAAAATAAATATTATGATTTTATTTcggcttattttttttaatttgatctatttttctcactttttttttctttataactacttcgttttatataattattttcatattttcttgttaaaaataatattcttttattttttcccttcaattttgtttaaatattttcactttttttaaaactgttatcacctttttttttttgagaaattaagatttttttctcaaaaaatgcaaaaataacaacgtgaaaagaaaaaatatatcagGGGCGCAGGTACGTATAAGAAAAGGGGGCAATGGCCCccccaaaaattttaatttttatttaaaaaaaaatagaagtctattccctttttttatttctcagcCCCCCTCTTTTTTTATTCTATAACTTTTTCAACctcttctaatttttaaaaaacccaGCCCAATAACCCATTTCCTATTCCCTTATTTTATTTCCCAATTTCTAGTGCTACAAGCCTCCAACCAGTTTCCCAtccctttttttatttatcagCGTCTCCTCCTCTCTCCCTTCCCATCTTCACTTTCCAAAATTTCAGGTAACAACTtttcctattcttcttcttctttatttttttaatcctttTATCTTTTACCTCTTTgactcttatttttttttgttttttacagattaaaaataaaagataatagttCAACAAGTGatttttcacttctttttctcAAAAAAGGTTCTatgtttattcttttttatatatttaattatttacttaattagttaatttattattatttgttaattaattttatgttattatatgttagcttgtatatttagttttttttattagttaactatttaattataattttatattatttatactaggatgttagtattattgttctgaattttaatattttattttaaataaaaatataatttttatattttataaagatttagacTGTAATTTACACTTTttgctaaatatatttttaattataggaACTTATTTGGCTATTTGAATCATGAGTAAGTTCAAAAtcattgatacattttttaaaagaaaagatcaagagaatgaagatgcttCTACTATTACTACTCCAATACTTGAGGGGTCATCAAATTTTATtacttcaagttctccattgaatAGCTCAAAGCGTCCACGACTTCTTCCAAATCAACTAGATGTTTTTCGTTTGGAAAGAGATCCTGGAATGTGACCAATGATTTGGAAGTTTCCTCCAAATAAAAGAGATGAAATCCGTCGGGCTTATATTAAAGTTGGGCCAAATCAACCAATTCTTGATAATTATCAATTTTCTGGTGATAAAAGTCATCGTCGCTTTCAAGCTTCATGGTTTAAATTGTTCCCATCTTGGTTAGAATATTCTATAGAAGATGATGCTATATATTGTTTTccgtgctttctttttgctaaggaaCCTTCAATCAATACGGGTTCAAATGCTTTTATTGAGAATGGTTtcaggaattggaagaaagtaaataGTGGAAAAGAATGTGCTCTTTTGAATCACATTGGCAAAGGTCCTAACTCATTCCATCATAAGGCACTGAAATCATGTGATGATTTGATGAAACAATCACAACATATCGACAGACTTCTTCATAAGCAAACATCATAAGAGATTGAAAAGAATCGAATTCGACTAGGAGCATCTATAGATTGCATTAGATGGTTGACATTTCAAGGTTGTGCATACAGAGGACATGATGAAAGACAAAGTTCAAGCAATAGAGGTAACTTTTTGAAAATGTTGAAATTTTTGGGATCTTACAATGAAAGAGTGAAAAAGAATGTTTTGGAAAATGCTCCAAAAAATGCTAAATATACTTCAAATGATGTCCAAAAAGAAATTCTACATATTCTTGCTATTAAGGTGAGAAATTGAATTAGAGAAGAGATTGGAGATGCtaaattttgtattattgttgATGAAGCTAGAGATGAATCTAAAAAGGAGCAAATGGCCATTGTTTTGAGATTTGTTACTCTAGATGGTTTTGTTAAAGAGAGATTCTTTGATCTTGTGCATGTCACTGATACTTGTGCAACAACTTTAAAGAAAGAATTGATTTCTGTCCTTTCTCATTATAATCTCCAAGTTGAAAATATTAGGGGTCAAGGGTATGATGGTGCTAGCAACATGCGGGGTGAGTGGAATGGTTTGCAAGCTTTGTTTCTTAAAGATTCTCTACAAGCATACTATGTACATTGTTTTGCTCATAGGTTACAATTAGCATTGGTGGCAGCTTCAAGAGAGGtacttcaaattcatgaattttttactCAATTAAACTCTATTGTCACTATTGTTAGTGCTTCTTCAAAAAGACATGATCAATTACAAGAAgctcaagcaattgaaa
This genomic window contains:
- the LOC140183478 gene encoding uncharacterized protein, producing the protein MSMVGDEINVDELGDIDWEEDNNDSEDKFEANYEVNDKNDDRDLVGNTAVQDEANAIVSQHLFGVPSFMRTLDLKAMHAPEFFEYANTGKGNIAAEDGKFSVRMEFGSRELGYGAGCDWLIQASLIRKKSCWEIRRYNGKHTCTMGTISQDHAKLDSDTIADAIRPLVEADPSIKVKSIIAEVQGKFNYTVSYCKAWLAKPKAVAKIFGDWEVSYQTLPVWLKAMTVKMPRSRVQIKMLPVYRKSEEVQGVRVQHRIFWSFYPCIVVFKHCKPLVQVNGMHLYGKCKGALLVAVAQDGNQNIVPIAFAIVEGYSRTEQEYNKNYQRLKERGEAYTQWCDEIGVERWVLAFDGGHRWGHMTTNLLEYINYVLKGARNLPVTALVRSTFYRLNELFTWKSTEAHERRRNGFTYSEFATKRVEESFRRAGNIVVNRFDRRNEMFEVREMQDGTIYTVNLAQRHCDCGYFQVERLPCRHVLACCANQCFDWQVYVHDVYKMSEICKVYRGEFVPMGDPSTWDRYEGAKVIANWTLRRVTKGRPKSTRYLNEMDSRDMRGPRRCTTCGRDGHSRSRCPQPAGPNSAGGH